One Symphalangus syndactylus isolate Jambi chromosome 20, NHGRI_mSymSyn1-v2.1_pri, whole genome shotgun sequence DNA segment encodes these proteins:
- the CDK5R1 gene encoding cyclin-dependent kinase 5 activator 1 isoform X1 has protein sequence MGTVLSLSPSYRKATLFEDGAATVGHYTAVQNSKNAKDKNLKRHSIISVLPWKRIVAVSAKKKNSKKVQPNSSYQNNITHLNNENLKKSLSCANLSTFAQPPPAQPPAPPASQLSGSQTGGSSSVKKAPHPAVTSAGTPKRVIVQASTSELLRCLGEFLCRRCYRLKHLSPTDPVLWLRSVDRSLLLQGWQDQGFITPANVVFLYMLCRDVISSEVGSDHELQAVLLTCLYLSYSYMGNEISYPLKPFLVESCKEAFWDRCLSVINLMSSKMLQINADPHYFTQVFSDLKNESGQEDKKRLLLGLDR, from the coding sequence ATGGGCACGGTGCTGTCCTTGTCTCCCAGCTACCGGAAGGCCACGCTGTTTGAGGATGGCGCGGCCACCGTGGGCCACTATACGGCCGTACAGAACAGCAAGAACGCCAAGGACAAGAACCTGAAGCGCCACTCCATCATCTCCGTGCTGCCTTGGAAGAGAATCGTGGCCGTGTCGGCCAAGAAGAAGAACTCAAAGAAGGTGCAGCCCAACAGCAGCTACCAGAACAACATCACGCACCTCAACAATGAGAACCTGAAGAAGTCGCTGTCGTGCGCCAACCTGTCCACATTCGCCCAGCCCCCACCGGCCCAGCCGCCTGCACCCCCGGCCAGCCAGCTCTCGGGCTCCCAGACCGGGGGCTCCTCCTCGGTCAAGAAAGCCCCTCACCCTGCCGTCACCTCCGCAGGGACGCCCAAACGGGTCATCGTCCAGGCATCCACCAGTGAGCTGCTTCGCTGCCTGGGTGAGTTTCTCTGCCGCCGGTGCTACCGCCTGAAGCACCTGTCCCCCACGGACCCCGTGCTCTGGCTGCGCAGCGTGGACCGCTCGCTGCTTCTGCAGGGCTGGCAGGACCAGGGCTTCATCACGCCGGCCAACGTGGTCTTCCTCTACATGCTCTGCAGGGATGTTATCTCCTCCGAGGTGGGCTCGGATCACGAGCTCCAGGCCGTCCTGCTGACATGCCTGTACCTCTCCTACTCCTACATGGGCAACGAGATCTCCTACCCGCTCAAGCCCTTCCTGGTGGAGAGCTGCAAGGAGGCCTTTTGGGACCGTTGCCTCTCTGTCATCAACCTCATGAGCTCAAAGATGCTGCAGATAAATGCCGACCCACACTACTTCACACAGGTCTTCTCCGACCTGAAGAACGAGAGCGGCCAGGAGGACAAGAAGCGGCTCCTCCTAGGCCTGGATCGGTGA
- the CDK5R1 gene encoding cyclin-dependent kinase 5 activator 1 isoform X2 yields MGTVLSLSPSYRKATLFEDGAATVGHYTAVQNSKNAKDKNLKRHSIISVLPWKRIVAVSAKKKNSKKVQPNSSYQNNITHLNNENLKKSLSCANLSTFAQPPPAQPPAPPASQLSGSQTGGSSSVKKAPHPAVTSAGTPKRVIVQASTSELLRCLGEFLCRRCYRLKHLSPTDPVLWLRSVDRSLLLQGWQDQGFITPANVVFLYMLCRDVISSEVGSDHELQAVLLTCLYLSYSYMGNEISYPLKPFLVESCKEAFWDRCLSVINLMSSKMLQINADPHYFTQVFSDLKNESGQEDKKRLLLGLDR; encoded by the coding sequence ATGGGCACGGTGCTGTCCTTGTCTCCCAGCTACCGGAAGGCCACGCTGTTTGAGGATGGCGCGGCCACCGTGGGCCACTATACGGCCGTACAGAACAGCAAGAACGCCAAGGACAAGAACCTGAAGCGCCACTCCATCATCTCCGTGCTGCCTTGGAAGAGAATCGTGGCCGTGTCGGCCAAGAAGAAGAACTCAAAGAAGGTGCAGCCCAACAGCAGCTACCAGAACAACATCACGCACCTCAACAATGAGAACCTGAAGAAGTCGCTGTCGTGCGCCAACCTGTCCACATTCGCCCAGCCCCCACCGGCCCAGCCGCCTGCACCCCCGGCCAGCCAGCTCTCGGGCTCCCAGACCGGGGGCTCCTCCTCGGTCAAGAAAGCCCCTCACCCTGCCGTCACCTCCGCAGGGACGCCCAAACGGGTCATCGTCCAGGCATCCACCAGTGAGCTGCTTCGCTGCCTGGGTGAGTTTCTCTGCCGCCGGTGCTACCGCCTGAAGCACCTGTCCCCCACGGACCCCGTGCTCTGGCTGCGCAGCGTGGACCGCTCGCTGCTTCTGCAGGGCTGGCAGGACCAGGGCTTCATCACGCCGGCCAACGTGGTCTTCCTCTACATGCTCTGCAGGGATGTTATCTCCTCCGAGGTGGGCTCGGATCACGAGCTCCAGGCCGTCCTGCTGACATGCCTGTACCTCTCCTACTCCTACATGGGCAACGAGATCTCCTACCCGCTCAAGCCCTTCCTGGTGGAGAGCTGCAAGGAGGCCTTTTGGGACCGTTGCCTCTCTGTCATCAACCTCATGAGCTCAAAGATGCTGCAGATAAATGCCGACCCACACTACTTCACACAGGTCTTCTCCGACCTGAAGAACGAGAGCGGCCAGGAGGACAAGAAGCGGCTCCTCCTAGGCCTGGATCG